In a genomic window of Flavobacteriales bacterium:
- a CDS encoding TIGR02757 family protein has protein sequence MPKRLVNRNGLKALLDEAYDRFARPSFIADDPIQVPRAFSKREDAEVIGFLTATIAWGQRKTIISNAWKLARLMDERPHEFVMNADATDLKHVSGFVHRTFNGIDLKHFVIGLRHLYANHGGIEQAFLENGAVGDMGLAIARFKQRFFEPGHQPRTRKHVADPAKGSNAKRINMYLRWMVRPDDRGVDLGLWKRIKPSDLIVPLDVHTGRVSRELGLLTRKQDDWKAVEELTNALHSFDASDPVKYDIALFALGVEGAKAVSS, from the coding sequence ATGCCGAAGCGACTGGTGAACCGGAATGGATTGAAAGCGCTCCTCGATGAAGCGTACGACCGGTTCGCGCGTCCGTCGTTCATCGCCGACGACCCTATCCAGGTGCCGCGCGCCTTCAGCAAGCGGGAAGATGCGGAGGTGATCGGCTTCCTCACCGCCACCATCGCTTGGGGGCAGCGCAAGACCATCATCAGCAACGCGTGGAAGCTGGCGCGCCTCATGGATGAGCGGCCCCACGAGTTCGTCATGAACGCCGACGCCACGGACCTGAAGCACGTGAGCGGCTTCGTGCACCGCACCTTCAACGGCATCGACCTCAAGCACTTCGTGATCGGCCTGCGGCATCTCTACGCGAACCATGGTGGCATTGAGCAGGCCTTCCTTGAGAATGGCGCCGTCGGGGACATGGGCTTGGCCATCGCGCGCTTCAAGCAGCGCTTCTTCGAACCGGGGCATCAGCCGCGCACGCGCAAGCATGTGGCCGACCCCGCCAAGGGCAGCAACGCCAAGCGCATCAACATGTACCTGCGCTGGATGGTGCGCCCCGATGACCGCGGCGTGGACCTCGGCCTCTGGAAGCGCATCAAGCCTTCGGACCTCATTGTGCCGCTTGATGTCCACACCGGCCGCGTGTCCCGCGAGCTGGGCCTGCTCACCCGCAAGCAAGATGATTGGAAAGCGGTGGAGGAACTCACCAACGCGCTGCATTCATTCGATGCGAGCGACCCCGTGAAGTACGATATCGCGCTCTTCGCTTTGGGGGTGGAAGGCGCGAAGGCCGTTTCGAGTTGA
- a CDS encoding YdeI/OmpD-associated family protein, giving the protein MPTKLDGLDQVEVTRRAQWRSWLKKNHERPDGIWLVTWKKAAPEKHLPYDAIVEEALCFGWIDSLPRKLDESRTMLYLSPRKPKSVWSKLNKERIEKLIATKRMTAAGLKKIEIAKQNGSWTRIDAAEAFEMPADLQRALKKNKKALSHYEAFPPGARKQILTWVLDARTKETRARRIAIVVELAAKNIRANGQTVKAHASKDLG; this is encoded by the coding sequence ATGCCGACCAAGCTCGACGGGCTCGATCAAGTGGAAGTGACCAGGCGCGCGCAATGGCGCTCGTGGCTGAAGAAGAACCATGAGCGCCCTGACGGCATCTGGCTCGTAACCTGGAAGAAGGCTGCGCCGGAAAAGCACCTGCCTTACGATGCCATCGTGGAGGAAGCGCTCTGCTTCGGATGGATCGACAGCCTGCCGAGGAAGCTCGATGAATCACGGACCATGCTGTACCTCTCCCCGCGCAAGCCAAAGAGCGTCTGGAGCAAGCTGAACAAGGAGCGCATTGAGAAGCTCATCGCCACGAAGCGCATGACTGCCGCCGGGCTGAAGAAGATCGAAATCGCCAAGCAGAACGGATCGTGGACGCGCATCGATGCGGCTGAGGCCTTCGAGATGCCGGCGGATCTCCAGCGCGCCTTGAAGAAGAACAAGAAGGCACTTTCCCACTATGAAGCCTTCCCGCCCGGCGCGCGCAAGCAGATCCTCACCTGGGTGCTCGATGCACGGACCAAGGAGACGCGCGCGAGACGCATCGCGATCGTCGTGGAGCTGGCAGCAAAGAACATCCGGGCGAATGGCCAGACCGTGAAGGCGCATGCAAGCAAGGATCTGGGCTGA
- a CDS encoding DUF4412 domain-containing protein, whose translation MMRAISLCLLITAGLVTSASLTPAGNDAFIGSFRMEMHTFKNDKEDKHSPVNIRFWGRADMILYELMMPDQAQQMRMLTDLRGNWSYTLIDNGQGSRMAMKMKRPELPADGSAKGEQPVVTVTKETKVIEGHTCTKMIATSKEGTWTAWVATGLRNAFIDMARGMDGQAAQQNRHARTDVEGFPLEFEWVPAQGDERVVCYIKELVVGKVDESLFDISGYQLMEMPSFAIPQR comes from the coding sequence ATGATGCGCGCCATATCCCTCTGCCTGCTGATCACCGCTGGCCTTGTCACCAGTGCCTCCCTGACTCCTGCCGGCAATGATGCATTCATCGGCAGCTTCCGTATGGAGATGCACACCTTCAAGAACGACAAGGAAGACAAGCATAGCCCGGTGAACATCCGTTTCTGGGGCCGCGCGGACATGATCCTCTATGAACTGATGATGCCCGACCAGGCACAGCAGATGCGCATGCTCACCGACCTGCGCGGCAATTGGAGCTACACCCTGATCGATAACGGCCAAGGCAGCCGCATGGCCATGAAGATGAAGCGGCCCGAGCTCCCCGCCGACGGCAGCGCGAAGGGCGAGCAGCCGGTGGTCACCGTGACCAAGGAGACGAAGGTGATCGAAGGGCACACCTGCACCAAGATGATCGCCACCAGCAAAGAGGGGACATGGACGGCATGGGTGGCCACTGGCCTTCGCAACGCCTTCATCGACATGGCGCGCGGCATGGACGGACAGGCCGCCCAGCAGAATCGCCATGCCCGCACCGATGTGGAGGGCTTCCCGCTCGAGTTTGAGTGGGTGCCCGCGCAAGGCGATGAGCGGGTCGTCTGCTACATCAAGGAGCTCGTCGTTGGCAAGGTGGATGAGTCGCTCTTCGACATCAGCGGGTACCAGCTGATGGAGATGCCCAGCTTCGCGATCCCGCAGCGCTAG
- a CDS encoding delta-60 repeat domain-containing protein codes for MRTHLFFIAFCALAPSGARAQEGALDLTFDIGAGANGTVHAIAVQSDGKIIIAGDFSSYDGNACGRVARLNADGSWDSGFNTGTGASASVRALVIQPDGKVLIGGYFTSVNGSNRGRIARLHNDGSLDTGFDTSVGANGAVLTIALQPDGRSIIGGWFSTFSGFARGHLARLNTNGTLDTGFNPGTGTNAPVFCAVVQPDGRILIGGSFTTYNGNGRIHIARVIHSGAIDPGFLPGTGTDLGVDAIGLQPDGDIIIGGSFTTYNDIPRERLGRILTDGMLDASFDPGLGAIGGTVYSTVLLPDGRSYINGYFVQYDGVVRQRICRVEPDGSVDPSFDPGTGANDLVKALAVQPDGRVLVGGDLTQYNGTGRNRIARLIGTARTTIRVLLEGPYNGSLMTDALRSLPSFPLTEPFTAMGYAETAFVPGASIPPSLLTTTGNNAIVDWVIVEMRPAATPNVVAASRAVLLQRDGDVVDLDGVSTVGFAGLAHGNYCVAVKPRTHLPVMLSASTPFAYGTSTTAVDFALPATQVHDADARKDAGGVMVLATGDATFNEELSYVGNGNDRDPILLRVGGSTPSNVVSGYWPEDVNMDGVVKYVGANNDRDPILLNVGGSTPTATRNAQLP; via the coding sequence ATGCGGACTCATTTATTCTTCATCGCATTCTGCGCATTGGCACCGAGCGGAGCTCGGGCGCAGGAAGGCGCCCTTGACCTCACGTTCGATATTGGCGCTGGTGCGAACGGCACGGTGCATGCGATAGCCGTGCAATCGGACGGTAAGATCATCATCGCCGGGGATTTCTCGAGCTACGATGGCAATGCCTGCGGCCGTGTGGCCAGGTTGAACGCTGATGGCAGTTGGGACAGTGGTTTCAACACCGGCACGGGAGCGTCAGCTTCCGTTCGGGCGCTGGTCATACAACCTGATGGCAAGGTGCTCATCGGTGGCTACTTCACTTCGGTTAATGGATCGAACCGGGGGCGCATAGCACGACTGCACAACGACGGCAGCCTGGATACAGGGTTCGATACGAGCGTCGGAGCGAACGGTGCTGTGCTGACGATCGCGCTCCAGCCGGATGGCAGATCCATCATCGGTGGCTGGTTCTCCACCTTCAGCGGCTTCGCGCGCGGTCATCTGGCCCGCCTGAACACGAACGGAACACTGGATACGGGCTTCAACCCCGGCACTGGTACCAATGCTCCGGTGTTCTGTGCGGTAGTACAGCCCGATGGACGCATCCTGATCGGAGGCTCGTTCACCACCTACAATGGCAACGGACGCATCCATATCGCGCGGGTCATTCATTCCGGTGCCATTGACCCCGGTTTCCTCCCGGGCACTGGAACGGACCTCGGGGTGGATGCGATCGGCCTGCAGCCTGATGGCGATATCATCATTGGAGGTTCCTTCACCACCTACAATGACATACCGCGAGAGCGCCTTGGGCGCATCCTTACGGATGGCATGCTCGATGCTTCCTTCGATCCAGGGCTGGGCGCGATCGGCGGGACGGTCTATTCCACCGTGCTGCTGCCCGATGGCCGGTCATACATCAACGGTTACTTTGTCCAGTACGACGGGGTTGTTCGCCAGCGCATCTGCAGGGTGGAACCTGACGGCAGCGTGGATCCCTCGTTCGACCCCGGGACCGGTGCCAACGATTTGGTGAAGGCTTTGGCAGTGCAGCCCGATGGAAGGGTCCTTGTTGGCGGCGATCTCACCCAGTACAATGGCACCGGCCGCAACCGCATCGCCCGACTGATAGGCACGGCTCGCACAACCATCCGTGTATTGCTCGAAGGCCCTTACAACGGCAGCCTGATGACCGATGCGCTGCGCAGCCTCCCCTCCTTCCCGCTCACCGAGCCCTTCACGGCCATGGGTTATGCGGAGACCGCGTTCGTTCCAGGTGCTTCGATCCCGCCAAGCCTGCTCACCACAACCGGCAACAACGCCATCGTGGATTGGGTGATCGTGGAGATGCGGCCTGCGGCAACGCCCAACGTGGTTGCCGCTTCACGCGCCGTGCTGCTGCAACGCGATGGCGATGTGGTGGACCTGGATGGCGTGAGCACCGTGGGCTTCGCGGGCCTTGCGCACGGCAACTATTGCGTGGCCGTGAAGCCGCGCACGCACCTGCCCGTGATGCTCTCAGCTTCAACGCCTTTCGCCTACGGCACCTCGACCACCGCAGTTGATTTCGCGCTGCCCGCTACCCAGGTACACGATGCCGATGCACGCAAGGATGCGGGTGGTGTGATGGTGCTGGCTACGGGCGATGCCACCTTCAACGAGGAGTTGAGTTACGTGGGCAACGGCAACGACCGCGACCCGATCCTGTTGCGCGTTGGCGGCAGCACACCCTCCAACGTCGTAAGCGGTTATTGGCCGGAAGACGTGAACATGGACGGCGTGGTGAAGTACGTGGGAGCCAACAACGACCGCGACCCCATCCTGCTGAATGTCGGCGGCTCCACGCCAACGGCCACGCGGAACGCGCAGCTGCCGTGA
- a CDS encoding ABC transporter ATP-binding protein, translating to MIEATGIRKRYGALEVLKGVDLHVAKGEVVSIVGASGAGKTTLLQILGTLERSDEGTLRINDQEVSRMSPSALSAFRNAHIGFVFQFHHLLPEFTALENVMMPGLIAGKSKSECAPRAEELLKRLNVLPRKEHKPAQLSGGEQQRVAVARALFNSPSVVLADEPSGNLDSAHARELHQLFFDLRKEMGQTFVIVTHNEELADMADRKLVMRDGVI from the coding sequence ATGATCGAAGCCACCGGGATCCGCAAGCGCTACGGCGCGCTGGAAGTGCTGAAAGGCGTGGACCTGCACGTGGCCAAGGGCGAAGTGGTGAGCATCGTGGGTGCCAGCGGAGCCGGAAAAACCACGCTCTTGCAGATCCTCGGCACCTTGGAGCGATCCGACGAGGGCACCCTTCGCATCAACGATCAGGAAGTTTCGAGGATGTCGCCGAGCGCGCTTTCAGCCTTCCGCAACGCGCACATCGGCTTCGTGTTCCAGTTCCACCATTTGCTGCCGGAGTTCACCGCACTGGAGAACGTGATGATGCCGGGCCTGATCGCCGGCAAGAGCAAGAGCGAATGCGCGCCGCGCGCTGAGGAGTTGCTGAAGCGCTTGAACGTGCTCCCTCGTAAGGAACACAAGCCCGCCCAACTGAGCGGTGGCGAGCAGCAGAGAGTGGCCGTGGCGCGTGCGCTCTTCAACAGCCCCAGCGTGGTGCTGGCCGACGAGCCCAGCGGCAACCTCGATAGCGCGCACGCCCGCGAGCTGCACCAGCTCTTCTTCGACCTGCGCAAGGAGATGGGCCAGACCTTCGTGATCGTGACCCACAACGAGGAACTGGCCGACATGGCCGACCGGAAGCTGGTGATGCGGGATGGGGTGATCTGA
- the sucC gene encoding ADP-forming succinate--CoA ligase subunit beta, translating into MNLHEYQGKSILSQFGVRVQRGLVAYNADEAVDQAKRLSQETGTKWWVVKAQIHAGGRGKGGGVKLAKTIDEVREKSDAIIGMMLKSPQTPPQGKKVHKVLIAEDVYYPGASETKEYYMSVLLDRASGKNVIVYSTEGGMDIEEVAEHHPDKIKKEVVDPRVGLRPFQCNKIATELGVTGAAKKEMGKFIASLYKAYEGSDAAMFEINPVLKTSDDKIIAVDAKVRLDGNALYRHPDYAEMRDKTEEDPIEVEAGEAGLNYVRLDGNVGCMVNGAGLAMATMDIIKLSGGEPANFLDVGGTADAARVEKAFRIILKDERVKAILVNIFGGIVRCDRVAQGIVDAYKNIGDIQVPIIVRLQGTNAVEAKELIDKSGLKVLSAVALQEAADRVKEVLA; encoded by the coding sequence ATGAACCTCCACGAGTACCAAGGCAAGAGCATCCTCTCCCAATTCGGCGTGCGCGTGCAGCGCGGGCTGGTGGCCTACAACGCCGATGAAGCCGTTGACCAAGCCAAGCGACTGAGCCAGGAGACCGGCACCAAATGGTGGGTGGTGAAGGCGCAGATCCATGCGGGCGGCCGCGGCAAGGGCGGCGGGGTGAAGCTGGCGAAGACCATCGACGAGGTGCGCGAGAAGAGCGATGCCATCATCGGCATGATGCTGAAGAGCCCGCAGACGCCGCCTCAAGGCAAGAAGGTCCACAAAGTGCTGATCGCAGAGGATGTGTACTACCCCGGCGCCAGCGAGACCAAGGAATACTACATGAGCGTCCTGCTCGATCGCGCCAGCGGCAAGAACGTGATCGTGTACAGCACAGAGGGCGGCATGGACATCGAAGAAGTGGCCGAGCATCACCCGGACAAGATCAAGAAAGAGGTGGTCGATCCGCGCGTGGGCTTGCGTCCTTTCCAGTGCAACAAGATCGCGACCGAGCTCGGTGTGACCGGGGCTGCGAAGAAAGAGATGGGCAAATTCATCGCTTCCCTTTACAAGGCCTACGAGGGCAGCGATGCCGCCATGTTCGAGATCAACCCGGTGCTGAAGACCAGCGACGACAAGATCATCGCCGTGGACGCCAAGGTGCGGCTTGACGGCAATGCGCTCTACCGCCATCCGGACTATGCCGAGATGCGCGACAAGACCGAAGAGGATCCCATAGAGGTGGAGGCCGGCGAAGCGGGCCTCAACTACGTGCGCCTCGATGGCAACGTGGGCTGCATGGTGAACGGCGCGGGGCTCGCCATGGCCACCATGGACATCATCAAGCTCAGCGGCGGCGAGCCGGCCAACTTCCTCGATGTGGGCGGCACGGCCGATGCGGCGCGCGTGGAGAAGGCCTTCCGCATCATCCTGAAGGACGAGCGCGTGAAGGCCATCCTGGTGAACATCTTCGGCGGCATCGTGCGCTGCGATCGCGTCGCGCAGGGCATCGTGGATGCCTACAAGAACATCGGTGACATCCAGGTGCCCATCATCGTGCGCTTGCAGGGCACGAATGCGGTGGAAGCGAAGGAGCTCATTGACAAGAGCGGCTTGAAGGTGCTGAGCGCGGTGGCCCTGCAAGAGGCGGCGGACCGGGTGAAGGAGGTGCTGGCCTGA
- a CDS encoding alpha/beta fold hydrolase — MALLLLHGALGSARQLADLQQRIGGIAIDLSGHGDRGIHSEGIRFEQFISDIDRAFEEQKWDRADLFGYSMGGYAAMLYAAQRPERVRSVVTLGTKYLWTEEGLQKELRMLDPDAMQQKVPVFAQALADAHGVERWKDVVRAIAQSMSELARMPLLTPEVCSRIQCPALICVGENDNTAVPDDTRLFARRVKGAEVLILPNTPHPMSKVDLDFLVPRLMGFWVAIR; from the coding sequence ATGGCCCTGCTCCTGTTGCACGGTGCCCTTGGCAGCGCGCGCCAATTGGCGGATCTCCAGCAACGCATCGGAGGAATCGCCATCGACCTCTCGGGCCACGGCGATCGCGGGATCCACTCCGAGGGCATCCGCTTCGAGCAATTCATCAGCGATATCGATCGCGCATTCGAGGAGCAGAAGTGGGACCGGGCGGATCTATTCGGCTACAGCATGGGCGGCTATGCAGCCATGCTCTATGCAGCGCAGCGCCCGGAGCGTGTTCGGTCGGTGGTCACGCTGGGCACCAAGTACCTCTGGACCGAAGAAGGCTTGCAGAAGGAGCTGCGCATGCTCGATCCCGATGCGATGCAGCAGAAGGTGCCGGTATTCGCACAGGCCTTGGCCGATGCGCATGGCGTCGAGCGCTGGAAGGATGTGGTGCGTGCCATTGCGCAGAGCATGAGCGAGCTCGCCCGGATGCCATTGCTCACGCCGGAAGTCTGTTCGCGGATCCAATGCCCGGCGCTCATCTGCGTGGGCGAGAACGACAATACGGCCGTCCCCGACGACACGCGCCTCTTCGCGCGAAGGGTGAAAGGCGCTGAGGTGCTCATCCTCCCCAACACGCCGCACCCCATGAGCAAGGTGGATCTGGACTTCCTCGTCCCGCGCTTGATGGGGTTCTGGGTCGCGATCCGCTAA
- the accC gene encoding acetyl-CoA carboxylase biotin carboxylase subunit, with protein MAKTKKIRKLLVANRGEIALRVMRSAREMGISTVAVHSEADRNAPFVRFADEAVCIGPPPSKESYLVIDKIVKVCKDLKVDAVHPGYGFLSENGDFARALEKAGVVFVGPSPKAMKVMGDKLAAKEAVKDHGVPLVPGTEGAVSGLEEAIEVAKTISFPILIKAAAGGGGKGMRIVEKESELKEGLERAISEAQNAFGDGSVFIEKYVAGPRHIEVQVMADAHGNTCYLFERECSIQRRHQKVVEEAPSAVLTPELRRRMGEAAVAVARSVDYTGAGTVEFLLDERMNFYFMEMNTRLQVEHPVTEMITGLDLVKLQIRVAEGEELPFKQEDLKIIGHAIEVRVYAEDPMNNFLPDIGTLTTYRPPQGPGVRVDDGFEEGMEIPIHYDPMIAKLITHGATREEAITRMERAIDDYAITGVETTLPFCLYVMGHEAFRSGEYDTHFVRDHFKPEMLEGLDASEAHAAALVAAAVDRAQVGASGSARPVAPPASAWKLRRR; from the coding sequence ATGGCCAAGACCAAGAAGATCCGGAAACTCCTCGTCGCCAACCGCGGCGAGATCGCCCTGCGCGTGATGCGCTCAGCCCGTGAGATGGGCATCAGCACCGTAGCCGTTCATAGCGAGGCGGATCGCAACGCACCGTTCGTGCGCTTCGCCGATGAGGCCGTGTGCATCGGTCCGCCCCCGAGCAAGGAGAGCTACCTGGTGATCGACAAGATCGTGAAGGTGTGCAAGGACCTGAAGGTCGACGCCGTCCATCCGGGCTACGGATTCCTCAGCGAGAACGGCGACTTCGCCCGAGCGCTGGAGAAGGCCGGCGTGGTCTTCGTGGGGCCATCGCCGAAGGCCATGAAAGTGATGGGCGATAAGCTCGCCGCCAAGGAGGCCGTGAAGGATCATGGGGTGCCGTTGGTGCCGGGCACCGAAGGAGCCGTGAGCGGCTTGGAGGAAGCGATTGAGGTCGCGAAGACCATCTCCTTCCCGATCCTGATCAAAGCCGCTGCTGGCGGCGGCGGCAAGGGCATGCGCATCGTGGAGAAGGAGAGCGAGCTGAAGGAAGGCTTGGAGCGCGCCATCAGCGAGGCGCAGAACGCTTTCGGCGATGGCAGCGTTTTCATAGAGAAGTACGTGGCAGGGCCTCGCCACATCGAGGTGCAGGTCATGGCCGATGCGCACGGCAACACCTGCTACCTCTTCGAGCGCGAATGCAGTATTCAGCGCAGGCACCAGAAGGTGGTGGAGGAAGCGCCGAGCGCGGTGCTCACGCCTGAACTGCGCAGGCGCATGGGCGAAGCTGCAGTGGCCGTGGCCAGGAGCGTGGATTACACTGGTGCGGGCACGGTTGAATTCCTCCTCGATGAGAGGATGAACTTCTACTTCATGGAGATGAACACGCGCTTGCAAGTGGAGCACCCCGTCACCGAGATGATCACGGGCCTCGACCTGGTGAAGCTCCAGATCCGCGTGGCGGAAGGGGAGGAGCTGCCTTTCAAGCAGGAAGACCTGAAGATCATCGGGCATGCCATCGAGGTGCGCGTGTACGCCGAGGACCCCATGAACAATTTCCTCCCCGACATCGGCACGCTCACCACCTATCGGCCGCCGCAAGGCCCAGGCGTCCGCGTCGACGACGGCTTCGAGGAGGGCATGGAGATCCCCATCCACTACGACCCCATGATCGCCAAGCTGATCACGCATGGCGCTACGCGCGAGGAGGCCATCACGCGCATGGAGCGCGCCATCGACGATTACGCCATCACCGGGGTTGAGACCACCCTCCCTTTCTGCCTCTATGTCATGGGCCACGAAGCCTTCCGCAGTGGTGAATACGACACGCATTTCGTGCGCGACCACTTCAAGCCGGAGATGCTCGAAGGCCTGGATGCAAGCGAAGCGCATGCAGCGGCGCTCGTGGCGGCGGCCGTGGATCGCGCGCAGGTGGGGGCAAGCGGGTCTGCCAGGCCGGTGGCCCCTCCGGCAAGTGCCTGGAAACTAAGGAGACGGTGA
- a CDS encoding DUF4294 domain-containing protein, with product MRSRHRWGLVPAGVLACAMCFGQGEQVPQVYRAVIIDGDTVPMVDLATTHVESRWTARSRRQAERYDRLTRNVLRVYPYARITGHLLREYEHDLAQMDRGSDQELYLKLAEAELRAEFEAEVKDLTISQGKVLIKLIDRETGRTSYDLVKTLRGSFTAFMWQGMARMFGHDLRGTYDPDGDDKLVELIVQRVERGELAVADRGPRTAKAQARLDKRKARLYKKYGISGTARAN from the coding sequence ATGCGCAGTCGTCATCGATGGGGCCTGGTTCCCGCAGGCGTGTTGGCTTGTGCAATGTGCTTCGGGCAAGGCGAGCAGGTCCCGCAGGTTTACCGTGCGGTGATCATCGATGGCGACACCGTGCCGATGGTCGACCTGGCCACCACTCACGTCGAGAGCCGCTGGACTGCCCGCAGCAGACGGCAGGCAGAACGCTACGACAGGCTCACGCGCAATGTGCTCCGGGTCTATCCTTATGCGCGCATCACCGGACATCTGCTGCGCGAATACGAGCACGACCTCGCCCAGATGGATCGCGGGAGCGATCAAGAGCTCTACCTGAAACTCGCTGAGGCCGAGCTCCGCGCCGAGTTCGAGGCCGAGGTGAAGGACCTCACCATCAGCCAGGGGAAAGTGCTCATCAAGCTCATTGACCGGGAGACGGGCCGCACCAGCTACGATCTGGTGAAGACCCTGCGCGGCTCGTTCACGGCCTTCATGTGGCAAGGCATGGCCCGCATGTTCGGGCACGACCTGCGTGGCACCTATGATCCCGACGGTGATGATAAGCTCGTGGAGCTGATCGTGCAGCGCGTGGAGCGAGGGGAGTTGGCCGTTGCCGACCGGGGCCCACGCACCGCCAAGGCGCAAGCGCGCCTGGATAAGAGGAAGGCGCGATTGTACAAGAAGTACGGGATCAGCGGCACGGCCCGTGCGAACTGA
- a CDS encoding GNAT family N-acetyltransferase, which translates to MHRLRQATSDDILVIRAIAHAAWPVAYSAILSSEQLAYMLELMYSEAALLEQVSVKGHRFLLAEREGTAIGFAGFEHGYRSTKRTRLHKLYVLPEVKGTGAGAELLRAVESTARSAGDERIELNVNRFNPSKDWYLRRGFVIERDEVLDIGQGHVMDDHVMVKDLA; encoded by the coding sequence ATGCACCGGTTGCGTCAAGCGACATCGGATGACATCTTGGTAATTCGCGCCATCGCGCACGCCGCTTGGCCGGTCGCCTACTCCGCCATCCTCTCATCGGAGCAGCTCGCTTACATGCTGGAGTTGATGTACAGCGAAGCAGCGCTGCTCGAGCAGGTTTCAGTGAAAGGCCATCGCTTCCTGTTGGCCGAGCGGGAAGGAACAGCCATCGGCTTCGCGGGCTTTGAGCATGGCTATCGCAGCACGAAGCGAACACGATTGCACAAGCTTTATGTGCTCCCTGAGGTGAAAGGAACAGGTGCCGGTGCGGAGCTGCTCCGAGCGGTAGAATCGACGGCCCGTTCAGCCGGCGATGAGCGCATCGAGCTCAATGTGAACCGTTTCAATCCGAGCAAGGACTGGTACCTGCGCCGGGGCTTCGTGATCGAACGCGACGAGGTTCTCGACATCGGCCAAGGCCACGTGATGGACGACCACGTGATGGTGAAGGATCTTGCTTGA
- a CDS encoding PorT family protein: MRAQILIGLLSAHAPAVGQAGTQGSRWAIGASASVDRCFRTLINAAGDETRAGIIRFRNERETYRIGFSGGVDVTYALDASRERWLISTGLQFSDRGYRFEDELVLISTDGLDPAIPGSTLRLDYRDHYRYLSLPLMLHFSVGGRWRFEPGAGLWGDLFIGQTTVQRRDFNGSVQTSRVKDDLTEFRLAGATACVELCTRLRLNELWSMRAGMRSRYQLSALADTPIEGFLWEAGFLAGVQYHFP, translated from the coding sequence ATGCGCGCGCAGATCCTGATCGGATTGCTTTCGGCGCACGCACCAGCGGTCGGTCAAGCCGGAACTCAAGGCTCACGTTGGGCCATAGGCGCCAGCGCATCAGTGGACCGTTGCTTCCGCACGCTGATCAATGCAGCGGGGGATGAAACCCGCGCGGGCATCATCCGCTTCCGGAATGAGCGCGAAACCTATCGCATCGGATTCAGCGGCGGGGTCGATGTCACCTACGCTTTAGACGCAAGCCGCGAGCGATGGCTGATATCAACCGGACTCCAGTTCTCTGACCGAGGCTACCGGTTCGAGGATGAACTGGTGCTCATCAGCACGGACGGGCTGGATCCTGCCATCCCCGGGAGCACCCTTCGTTTGGATTACAGGGACCATTACCGCTATCTGAGCCTCCCGCTCATGCTGCACTTCTCCGTGGGCGGCAGGTGGCGCTTCGAGCCGGGTGCCGGACTGTGGGGGGATCTCTTCATCGGTCAAACCACCGTTCAGCGCCGCGACTTCAATGGAAGCGTGCAGACGAGCCGGGTGAAGGACGATCTGACGGAGTTCCGCCTTGCCGGGGCAACGGCTTGCGTCGAGTTGTGCACCAGGCTCCGCCTCAACGAGCTTTGGTCCATGCGCGCAGGTATGCGAAGCCGTTACCAACTCAGTGCATTGGCAGACACACCGATTGAAGGCTTCCTCTGGGAGGCTGGTTTCCTGGCCGGCGTACAGTATCACTTCCCCTGA